The DNA window GCAATAGTTTGTCATGATAGTAATTTTTTACATTCATGAAATGAATGAAAACTTATGCTTGACATCTCTATTCTCTCCTCAAATGATTGATGTTACTGCAGTGCAAAGCAATGCAATTTTTTATTGATCCATATGGAAAATGGGGAGTATGATGGAGTTGTCATAAGTGGAGTAGAAAAAAGAGACAAAGTTGTCGATGTATTATATGTCTCATACTCTTGTTCAATCTGGTTGATTGCTGATGATGACATATTTGATTCTGTTTCTTCAGACTCTATTCTGATATATTTTCAGTGTCAAAATGAGACGGGATAGGTATTATACACGTTGTTTGGTATTGGGAAGGAAAAGTGTGATTTAATTATTCATGCAGAATTTTGTTGAAATAGAAGATTATAAGAGGGCTCGACCTGATGCTATAGCACATTCAGCCACAAAAATAATATCACACCTCAAAGCTGGTGGAGAAAAGACCACTCAAGCTCTACAATCTCTTTGTTGGAGATGTAAAGGGATTCAAGTTGAGGTAACACTATGAACAATGGACCACAAAATTTCAAAGCATTAGTTATTGTGAGCCTGACTGATATTGGAAACTTGATTAAAGCTTTACCGCCATCTAGTattggaaaataaattttagacATAAGGTTCTATTACACCCATATGTAGCAGAAATTTATGGCATGAAGAAAGTGTAAGGAACTAAAACATCACCATTCCCCACCACATTTTCCATATCCATGTACAAGTCATCCTAGATATAATTCGTTTCCCACCCAGAAGCATAAAAATTTGTTAAAGTTCTAATTATTTGTGAAAATTTTTCCACTTGGCTGCATCATCTACTTGTATGATGAATTATCCACTCTAGCCATGTATTGTCATTGAATTAAGGAGTAAAAATACCATCTAGTGAGTCATCAGAAAACTTTAATGTGCAGTTGCTTGGTTTTTGCGCTAATTTTTTACAACTTGAAACAATGACAGGAATGTGCTCTTATAGGAGTAGACAGCCTTGGTTTTGACTTGCGGGTTTGCTCGGGAACACAACTTCAAACACTGCGTTTTCCTTTCAAAAAACGGGTGTGTATGCTTTTCTTTCCCTTACTTTTGGGTGGTTCATAATCTCCTTGCTGAATTTTTGAACAGTAGAACATCATCTCAACATCAGTTGCTTTTCTTTCCCTTACTTTCAAATTGTTCCAGCTTAAAAGGCTTGTTCCAGTTGCTTATATTTTGTTGTGAAAAACCATCCCACGTCAAATTTCATGTACTCGGTGGATCCTGATTCAACTCCTACTTCTCTCGTGAATCTCTAGGACaaacatatatttttatgtGGTTTTGGCTTCATAAATTTGCCATCCTTCAAAAAGATTGTCTTACCTCTCAAATCCCCCTCATACTTAACTTCACAGGCCTCATCGGAGTACAGTGCCGAAAGGCATCTGAATGACATGCTGTTTCCGAGAGCTCACAAAATCCAACCACGGAAAGAAGCTCAGCAGACTGAATCTTAGGTTCAAGTTAGATGCTGCTGATAtctgtattttttttatgttgtcCCATGTACGTAGTCGATAAAAATAGCACAAAGCTATGTAGGAAATCTTTCAGTTCCAGCTATTATATTTGTTACTGCAAGAAATTTTGACATTCCAAGTTCCGGCCATTTTGTAATAATATGTGTtgcataattttaaaatttatattggGAGAAATGTGTATTTTATTCATATAAATTACAATATTTGAAACGTGGTACGATGACGTTTTCTACTCATCATCAATTAGCATTTTcccttcaaaataatttaagtgataaatttcaaatcatatgaGTACATGCTTTGAAATTCAACATAATTATCAGTGAAGTTAAGTAATTTGAAatccaaaaatatgaaatttatcGAATTGAAATTCATCATCAATCCAAGCACAATCATCACACCTTCTACAAAGTTCAAGTTCTTTTTTGGAAACTAAACTATCAATTTttagtcttttttttttaaatgtaaattTTTGGTAGAATTTTTTGACATGTtcgatatttaatattttaacagATTCCAAACTTTCTATTACGAGtgacttcaaaatattttatatatttattgaaCATTCGTAAAAGAATCATTCAAACCTTGATCGATTCATTAATATTTGGACATGGTAAATAGCGTGGCCATTTTTGGTTTAAATATAAGTTTAAGTTTCCATGTCGCttgagattaattaaatgtAGAAAACTACGAATGATTTTAATATACAGATTTTTGGTCGGAAAGTGGCGGTCTATGCTCAACTGCTCCATTACATGTAATTGCTCCATGAAATTATATagttttttcattttatttgtttgcTGACTCATACTATTTGAATCGACAAATTATTTGATAGAAAGTTACGTGgaataaaaatgaaaagaaggGTGAGAGTTTTCATTTTACATGACGAGTTAGTCGGACGAGCTGGTCCACAACTCACTGTTAGTCTGGACATAACAAACATAATCTCTTTTTAGTGTGTAGAAATTTTCAATTCAATCCACCTATTTTAGATGATGAGACGAACCTAACTAATTTCTTGTATTACTTCATGAATTGAGAAATTGTCGACTCAATCAActtatttttatgagaataaCCATTATGACATTTCTATTTGTCATGGGATTTTGACGAATGGTCTAGAATATGTATCAAACTTTAGTTATTGGGTAGAATATTTTGTGGTTATTCAATTGAAACTCATCAACTTGAAttaaattaaagatttttatatgttatctTTAATACTTTATCAGCattaatttattaaagattttaacTACTCTTGGCTTTTCTATCTTGTTACTATCAAGCATCAATTTCTTTACTTTTGATAGTATATGATAAATAATGGATGTTTCAAACTATATTATTTCGTGTGTCTTAGATTAAAAAGTAAAACTTTTTAGAGGTGATTTTTCAGAAGATTGTTTATAATTAGTTAAATAACattattttggttatttagtgtgtaattaattttgtaaattatcAGAGGTTAGAATAATTCTTGTTGTTTTTTCTAAGAGAACAATCAATCTtattcataaataattttttagaaaattgatCTTTCATATTTTAACGTGTAtatattttgtgaatttataGAGTAGAgatattttaagaattttaaaaaCTAATAGACTATGATACTGAAATTAATTAATCTATTAACTCCCAATCTTAATAGTATCTTTAGATATGCAAAATAATAGATTGAATCATCATTTGAAATACTAGATTTGGACCTACTTTTCTTCTATATATTAAAACAATCCCATTAGAACATAAACCTTGCATTTGTCCCTAGCCAAAAGAAAAAAGCGCGCATCCGACCACCTTAAAATTTCTCAGAAAATCAAACATTTGAATATCCACTGGTAAATTCTTGTATTGGCCAAGAATCATTGAAAAATGGCAGCAAACGATGTCCCATGTTGTGAAACTATGTTTTGGGTATATTTGGTGATAAGCGTAAATCTAGTTTGTTTTGCCGGCCTCATGTCTGGGCTAACTCTAGGACTCATGTCTCTCAGCCTCGTTGATCTCGAAGTCCTCATCAAGGCTGGTCGGCCGGAGGACAGAAAGAATGCCGGTGAGTACCCTTTTAAACGTCAAGAATTGTAATTAAATTTGACATATCTGTAGTTGTCATGCCATTTGTCTTGTTGGTTCAGCGTATCGCGAACCGTATGGTTGTTTGATCACAATCAGGACGAGTGCACAAAGATTTTCAAGTTGAATCAATCCATGTGCACTGACACGTTATTTGGTTTCAACATCTCTTGCAGAAAAGATCTACCCAATTGTAAAGAATCAGCACTTGCTACTTTGCACACTGCTTATATACAATTCCCTAGCAATGGAGGTAACTGCATGACACATAAAACATAACTTTGAATTAAATCTTTAAACCATTATTTtaacaatatatttttttctcgtGCGATATAATTAAAGGCCCTTCCAATTTTCCTTGATGCTCTTCTTCCTGCAGACTGGGGAGCCATACTGATTTCAGTTACCTTCATACTCGCATTCGGAGAGGTACATTaattttttcttctgttttatttaaaaaaataatataacccGGGATACATTACGAAACTTGTATTCCAACTCCTTCATGCaaatcataatgcatgttttaaatattCTGCAATATTTCGTATTCGGACATAATCTCATGCATATCCAGAAGGGGTACTGTTGTATCCCTGTGTCCGTTCTCATATCCATACTCTAAGATTGGAACAAATTTCTCTAAGCAAGGAGAATTTCCTTTTAAGAAAAACATGGGAGCATGATTAAGTCGATTTAGTTATCCTGAAACATATGGAATAGATTGTACGTCATCCTCTCATCCTTCTTTTTTCACGCAGATTATACCTCAATCCGTGTGCTCTCGGTATGGTCTGAGTATTGGAGCAAGATTATCAGTACTAGTAAGATTGCTGGTGTTAATAGTTTTCCCTTTCTCGTACCCCATTAGCAAGCTTCTGGATTTGCTGCTTGGGAAGAGCCATTCTGCTTTATTGAGGCGTGCTGAGTTGAAAACCTTGGTTGACATGCACGGAAATGAGGTTAGGTTTGTATTTATTGATTCTAACAGTATATAGgaaatgataatttttataGACGTCAAGTTGACTACTTCCTCCTAAGAACGTATTTTAAACTACGCATCAGTATAAATGCTATGTTTCAATCATAGAGCCACACGTAGAAACAATTGCTGCCAACAAAACCCCTTATCAAAACTTGATCAGACTACTAAAAATAAGTGATCGGGTATTGACTTATTTCACAAGAGGTGACATAACTAACGGTGGAAACAAATCAAGCCAGCTCGAAAAATAAATTCcattgatatttgaaattatcgAATTCGAGCCGAGTTGAACATTTTTGAACTTTTATTTCCAACCGAACTTGAGCCTAAAATATTTTGTCCCATAATTCATGAGCATATTGTGagctttaataatttttttgatataatataattatattatacataaatatatttcaCCTTTTTGAACCTTTGATTTCGAAGAATAGTTCAAATTGATcgcaaaaattttgaaattttcagcTTCGAATCGAATTCGAATATACTTTATCAAAGCTCGAATTCTGAGTTTTGTAATTTTTCTTGATACTCGTTTGATTCAATTTGTTTACATCCATAGGCATGACCAAATATGGGTTGTTGGGGCCATCTTTCCCCAACATGGTTAAGTTATGTATAAACTCCCACAGAAAATTTTCCAAATATTAGTTTCTATAGCCATTTTTAGATGTAATGCATCGGTTATGTCAGGCTGGAAAAGGTGGAGAATTGACCCATGATGAAACAACTATAATTTCCGGAGCTTTGGACTTGACTGAGAAAACTGCTAGAGATGCAATGACACCTTTGTCTAAAGTTTTTTCACTTGATCTTAATGCTAAATTCGACAAGTACGCAGCAAGCTCTCTACCCTTTTCTCCATTCAAAGTTTACATTCTTGTATTTTCACAAATATTTGTGTCCTCAGTGATACTATGGATCTGATCATAAGCAGTGGCCACAGTCGTATACCAATATACTCGGGTTCTCCAACAAACATTGTTGGCCTCCTTCTGGTAAGCAAAACCAAGCAATCTTAACTCTCAAGTTAAACCGAAAAAAATATGGTCATTACCTTAGAAAAACACTTTCCAAAAGTTCAAACTTGTGGAAAATGGCCCATCAATAATTTTATACTTTAGTATATACCTCTAAGTAAAAACAAATCGTAATTAACATCCAATAGGCAAACGGTAAGTTGATTAACAAACTCTTATTAGCCTTTCACTTGAAAATGGTGGGCAAGTTCTTTATATTCTTTTTCCTGACCACcgtgaaagaaaatattgattCGTTAGAACTTAAAGTTGGTTTTTCTGTTCTTGAAATGACAATAGGTCAAGAATTTGATCAAATGTCGCCAAGAAGTTGATTTCCCCATCCGAAATCTTACCATAAGGAGAATACCTAGGTACATCATTCCAACGTTTTATGTTTCTTCCCTCCATCAATCTTTTACCTACAAAACAGACTTCGAGATTTTCaccatatcatatcaatatGTAACCAACTCCTCTGGTTTTTTGGCATATGACAGATTCAATGAAAGTCTACCATTGTATGACATATTGAGCCAGTTTCAGAAAGGGCAGAGCCATATGGGTGTTGTTGTAAAGAATGCCAGTCATCTCAAGGATGTCGCAGAAAGTATTCCCCCCAAATCTAACGAGTTGAAACCGAACGTCAACTCCTACTTAGTCACAATAATTAGTGTTGAAAGCTTAAGTTCTTCCCCTAGTACAGATGAAGAAGTTCTTGGCATAATTACGATGGAAGATGTTCTGGAAGAACTACTACAGGTAAACTAAAATCACATTCAATTAAATTTTCCAAGTAGatgctttattttttttgcCTCAATCATATCTAAAACTCCTATTTCTATGTGCTTGTATGCTTTAAGGGGCCAATATTTGACGAAAAAGATGAATATGTTGACATTCACCACAAGTAAGTTAGACTCAACCTCTATCCTCTTTGATCAAATGTAGCACGATTAATCAATACCATGTACCTATGAAGTATCCTTTAGAATAACCACTTATAATTTATTTGCCATGGCTTTTTTTCTGTTTCCTAAAATACTCCtctattattttgatttttatctaCTTTagttttttcttcatttttaaAAGACTGAACCATTTACTAATgaacacataaaatttttatcatACAAGTATTTAATCTCTTCATGTGTTTGTTTCACTCCCTAAAATACGCATCACTTTAATAATGATACactttgatgtttaaaatatcaatattatatacataaaaTCATTAGACTTGGTTAAGAATTCCCTCTTCATGTGTACCACAGGATAGAGATGAATATATTAACTCCAGTTAAATTTGGACCCAAGTTTCCGGGAATGGCATCATCTTCTCACCTGAATTGGCGAAGCCCAACTGGATCTCCCTATTCTTCTAGCCATCAGACACCACTTTCATATAATCAAACGGCTACCACACGTTCGCCACTCTGGTATCATCAAACAGCCACAACACGTTCACCACTCTCTCCGTATATTCAATCACCTGATACTAGACCAAGTCTTTCTCCATCATCAGGAAACTCAGTGGCAAATTCTACAAATGGGATGGCTCGCCCTCGATGCGGATCACCATCCACCTATCAGGTCagataaaatatatttagaGGAAGAGTGGTATCCAGAAATGGAAGCTTTCAATTGAAAGTAGAAATACTTCAATCAAACTTGACCAAATCTTTATATGAATTCTAGTAAgtcaaatataaaataataaaaattttgtaaaTAGAGAATGCACTACAGAGATTATCTTCATGTCATGAACACGTATATCCTTGACACAATGGTCAAACGGAAAAACATAATTGACTctcttttaatttaaaatacaatcATCACCCTTAAAATAGGTTAAGTTTTGGGGGATAAATATATACAGTAGAAAGTCTATTATCCTAACACTAAATCACAAGAAAATTACATCAAATTGAGTATAATGTAAAGCCAATTACGTAAGTTGATTATGTGATGTGATTTCCAACATAATTCCTAAGTATCTAAAGTGCAAAATACATATGCATTCTTACCAGCTTAACCGCAAATCTAGGTATGTTAACTTTACATAGTTTCTTAATTAATGTATGCTAAGGATGACAAAACTTCATTAAGAGTAATTGCATCCCATTCTGTTGTTTAAATCAGGTTTCGAGGAAATCATATGAGAAGCTGAGAAAGCCGGGCAGTTGATAATTCCCCAGATGTTAGGAAGATTACGCTAGCTATTGACATCAAGCTTTGTCAATTGTCAGGATTATTTCCTGTGATATTTTGAAGCCGACAATTTAAAAGCAAAAATCTTGGTTGTAACTTTGTGGTACTTATTTAACTTAACAAAACATTCTATAGCCACAAATCTGTATCAACACTACCTGCTGCTTTTGACTTTGTACACAACAAGAATCACCGCTGTGCTAGACTAATAGGTAATATATACAGCACTTTGACACAGATAGATACATAGAAAAGTTTCAACACACTAAAATGAGCAtgaagttaaaaaaaaatattcatgcGAAGGTGAGAGATTGACTATTTTGTGCTGCTAGATGATCCCTCTGGTTGCAATATCATAAAGATCCAATCTTTGCATAAACAGACAGTAAACAGCACCCAGTGGCATAGAATTTGGTTTCCCAAAAGTTGGAGATGTCTGGTTTGACTCGGTAGGCAAATGTATTTTatcttcttttattttattgtataaaGACTACAATTGTGGGGCAATAAATATCCTTTAGCAATATTCCAATCAACTCATAGTGAGAATTTTTTTAGCATAAAACAGAACCATTCATCTGTCTGGATAAGATTTCAACGCATCAATAATGACAAATTGTGCGCGCACACATTTCTTTCGAAAATATTGACATACAACAAACTGGAAGAAAAGCCATGAAAACTCTCACCATTCTCCAACAAATCACACTCCCACACACAACAAAACCATTTCCATGGTCGCAAAGCAACCCAAATCTCCATCATAACCGCCGTGGGTTGCCATTCCCACAACCAAGAACATGGAGGGTGCACGGCGAAGCAAAGGGGTTCACCGGAAAGTCAGACCCATACAAAAGACAGCCCAAGAATAAAGAAATCCCTGCAAGAAAAGGTAAAACAACTGGAAGAAGCAGCAGAGACTACGAAGAAGCTGATGATAAAATACCTGAAATTGTGTGGAAGAGAATGATTTCAAGAATCTTGTCGTACGTAGGCGTGCCATTGTTAACGGGTTTCGCTTCGCTGCAAGCTTTTAGCATAATAAAGAACAAAAACTGTGGGATGTACCGATTTGGCTGCCATATTTGACGACTTTGATCACCTTTGGAGCTTCAGCACTTGGGATAGCTTTTGGCAGTCTCTCAACGAGTCTGGATCCAGATGAAGAAGGCTCGATCTTGGGGCTTGAACAGTTGGAGAAAAATTGGACTGAAGTGTGGAAGGAAGAAGATGAGAGTGGCGAAACATGACTTTCCATTTCGAGTGCTTGATTTACATCTCAATTTCATGGACCTATCATTTTTGGGTTTCGATTttcgaatcagagttgaattaatataaaatctcACATTTGATTATTGGAACGTTGCTAGAATCTGTAAGAATTTAATGTCAATCTTGGGTTTTGTTCTAATATGGATTCGAGTTCACGTCTTA is part of the Primulina tabacum isolate GXHZ01 chromosome 18, ASM2559414v2, whole genome shotgun sequence genome and encodes:
- the LOC142532965 gene encoding DUF21 domain-containing protein At5g52790-like, with amino-acid sequence MAANDVPCCETMFWVYLVISVNLVCFAGLMSGLTLGLMSLSLVDLEVLIKAGRPEDRKNAEKIYPIVKNQHLLLCTLLIYNSLAMEALPIFLDALLPADWGAILISVTFILAFGEIIPQSVCSRYGLSIGARLSVLVRLLVLIVFPFSYPISKLLDLLLGKSHSALLRRAELKTLVDMHGNEAGKGGELTHDETTIISGALDLTEKTARDAMTPLSKVFSLDLNAKFDNDTMDLIISSGHSRIPIYSGSPTNIVGLLLVKNLIKCRQEVDFPIRNLTIRRIPRYIIPTFYVSSLHQSFTYKTDFEIFTISYQYVTNSSGFLAYDRFNESLPLYDILSQFQKGQSHMGVVVKNASHLKDVAESIPPKSNELKPNVNSYLVTIISVESLSSSPSTDEEVLGIITMEDVLEELLQGPIFDEKDEYVDIHHK
- the LOC142532968 gene encoding LOW QUALITY PROTEIN: uncharacterized protein PAM68-like (The sequence of the model RefSeq protein was modified relative to this genomic sequence to represent the inferred CDS: inserted 1 base in 1 codon), with the protein product MKTLTILQQITLPHTTKPFPWSQSNPNLHHNRRGLPFPQPRTWRVHGEAKGFTGKSDPYKRQPKNKEIPARKGKTTGRSSRDYEEADDKIPEIVWKRMISRILSYVGVPLLTGFASLQAFSIXKEQKLWDVPIWLPYLTTLITFGASALGIAFGSLSTSLDPDEEGSILGLEQLEKNWTEVWKEEDESGET